One Rhodoferax ferrireducens T118 DNA segment encodes these proteins:
- a CDS encoding 3-deoxy-D-manno-octulosonic acid transferase yields MTRLLYSVVMWLAQPFLRLKLRRRGVQEPGYLLAMEEHFGYYASAAPPADGNTIWVHAVSLGETRAAAVLVAGLRERLPGMRLLLTHGTATGRFEGVQLLRPGDLQTWQPWDSAGAVQRFLAHFQPRMGILMETEIWPNLVAGCAQRGVPLVLANARLSEQSQRKTRKLAWLARPAYRALTAVWAQTQADALRLRALGAPVQGVFGNLKFDATPNADQLTIGQRWRHQSGRPLVMLASSREGEEAALLQALASFRPPASVATETDATISIVGEVQWLIVPRHPQRFDTVAALIERHGFAVSRRSAWHDGPPAPGALDGAESVRPTVWLGDSLGEMALYYGLADVALLGGSFEPLGGQNLIEAAACGCPVVMGPHTFNFAEAAEQAQTAGAAQRVATMMEGLQAAAKLACQASALRAAQHAADAFARTHRGAGARLTEAVVQLLAANRIESSSF; encoded by the coding sequence GTGACGCGCTTGCTGTACAGCGTGGTCATGTGGCTGGCGCAGCCATTTTTGCGTTTGAAACTGCGTCGGCGCGGCGTGCAGGAGCCGGGTTACCTGCTGGCCATGGAAGAGCACTTTGGGTATTACGCGTCTGCTGCGCCGCCGGCAGATGGCAACACCATTTGGGTCCACGCGGTGTCGCTGGGTGAAACACGCGCCGCCGCTGTGCTGGTGGCAGGCTTGCGAGAGCGTCTGCCCGGCATGCGTTTGTTGCTCACGCACGGCACCGCCACTGGTCGTTTTGAGGGCGTCCAGTTGCTGCGGCCGGGCGACCTGCAGACCTGGCAGCCTTGGGACTCTGCGGGCGCGGTGCAGCGTTTTCTGGCGCACTTCCAGCCGCGTATGGGCATCCTGATGGAAACCGAAATCTGGCCCAATCTGGTGGCCGGGTGTGCGCAACGCGGCGTGCCGCTGGTGCTGGCCAATGCGCGACTGAGTGAGCAGTCGCAACGCAAGACGCGCAAGCTGGCCTGGTTGGCACGGCCGGCCTACCGCGCCCTGACGGCGGTGTGGGCGCAAACGCAGGCTGATGCGTTACGCCTGCGGGCCCTGGGGGCCCCTGTGCAAGGTGTTTTCGGCAACCTCAAGTTCGACGCCACGCCCAACGCCGACCAGTTGACCATTGGCCAGAGATGGCGTCACCAGAGCGGGCGGCCGCTTGTGATGTTGGCCAGCTCGCGCGAGGGGGAAGAAGCGGCTTTGCTTCAGGCTTTGGCGTCATTCAGGCCTCCAGCCTCCGTTGCTACTGAGACTGATGCTACTATTTCTATAGTAGGTGAAGTTCAGTGGCTGATCGTGCCACGCCATCCGCAGCGCTTTGACACGGTGGCCGCGCTGATCGAGCGCCATGGCTTTGCGGTCTCGCGGCGCAGTGCCTGGCACGACGGACCACCTGCGCCGGGTGCGCTGGATGGCGCTGAGTCAGTGCGTCCCACGGTCTGGCTCGGCGACTCCCTGGGCGAAATGGCGCTGTACTACGGCTTGGCCGATGTCGCCTTGTTGGGCGGCAGCTTCGAGCCGCTGGGGGGGCAAAACCTGATCGAAGCCGCTGCCTGTGGCTGCCCGGTGGTGATGGGTCCACACACCTTCAACTTTGCTGAAGCCGCCGAGCAGGCGCAGACAGCGGGCGCGGCGCAGCGTGTGGCGACCATGATGGAAGGGCTGCAAGCGGCCGCCAAGCTGGCCTGCCAGGCCAGCGCGCTACGCGCAGCACAGCACGCCGCCGATGCCTTTGCCCGCACCCACCGAGGTGCCGGCGCGCGACTGACCGAGGCCGTGGTGCAACTGCTGGCCGCGAACCGGATTGAATCAAGCTCTTTTTGA